Proteins encoded together in one Streptomyces sp. TLI_171 window:
- a CDS encoding LuxR C-terminal-related transcriptional regulator, translating into MIPGGPIGLDAFGEAVYRAMLLHPDLDTGGLASHLDSSEPEVCAALDRLADLALTRPTSCGTRWRAVNPERGLAALLAHQEAEEARRQREAERSRAAMAGLIAEYASLHAPGEQRGIEMLSSLDQVRDRLIQLASDATAEVLSFAPGGPQPAPVMEASRTLDQETLERGVRMRTVYQDSVRNDPATVQYARWLHGLGGAVRTAPTLPLRMIVVDNATAIVPIDPEDPRKGAVLLQSPGVVAALRALFDQVWEHARPLGESAQRDPHGLTGQERELLRLLADGLTDERAGQRLGVSLRTVRRMMADLMVRMDARSRFQAGIQVAALGWLEAAEDAPA; encoded by the coding sequence GTGATCCCCGGCGGCCCGATCGGGCTCGACGCCTTCGGCGAGGCGGTCTACCGGGCCATGCTGCTGCACCCCGACCTCGACACCGGCGGCCTCGCCAGCCACCTCGACAGCAGCGAACCCGAGGTGTGCGCCGCCCTGGACCGGCTGGCCGACCTCGCCCTCACCCGTCCCACCAGCTGCGGCACCCGCTGGCGGGCCGTCAACCCGGAACGCGGACTCGCCGCCCTGCTCGCCCACCAGGAGGCCGAGGAGGCCCGCCGCCAGCGCGAGGCCGAGCGCAGCCGCGCCGCCATGGCCGGCCTGATCGCCGAGTACGCCAGCCTGCACGCCCCCGGCGAGCAGCGCGGCATCGAGATGCTCTCCAGCCTCGACCAGGTCCGCGACCGGCTGATCCAGCTCGCCTCCGACGCCACCGCCGAGGTGCTCTCCTTCGCCCCCGGCGGCCCGCAGCCCGCCCCCGTGATGGAGGCCAGCCGCACCCTCGACCAGGAGACCCTGGAGCGCGGCGTCCGGATGCGCACCGTCTACCAGGACAGCGTCCGCAACGACCCCGCCACCGTCCAGTACGCCCGCTGGCTGCACGGCCTCGGCGGCGCGGTGCGCACCGCGCCCACCCTGCCGCTGCGGATGATCGTCGTCGACAACGCCACCGCGATCGTCCCGATCGACCCCGAGGACCCGCGCAAGGGCGCCGTCCTGCTGCAGAGCCCCGGCGTGGTCGCCGCCCTCCGCGCCCTGTTCGACCAGGTCTGGGAACACGCCCGCCCGCTCGGCGAGAGCGCCCAGCGCGACCCGCACGGACTCACCGGCCAGGAACGCGAACTGCTCCGCCTGCTCGCCGACGGACTCACCGACGAACGCGCCGGGCAGCGCCTCGGCGTGTCGCTGCGCACCGTCCGCCGCATGATGGCCGACCTGATGGTGCGGATGGACGCCCGCAGCCGGTTCCAGGCCGGCATCCAGGTCGCCGCCCTGGGCTGGCTGGAGGCCGCCGAGGA
- a CDS encoding response regulator transcription factor, protein MTTALERPLVQRALPHQFPLAAAVAASPTKVLLSDGHHLFRSGLGALLDREEDLAVVAEAAGGEEAAAAAPRVRPAVAVLGLAPEQPDGPAAAQRVQQASPGTAVLLLVPALPRTAELRRALVEGAAGVLLKDVQAPALIAAVRELARGGRVYDPRLVLDVVRAGGQGSPLSRRELAVLGEIAEGATVREAAAALSLSPGTVRNYVSAAIAKTRARNRCDAIRIARECGWL, encoded by the coding sequence ATGACCACCGCACTGGAACGCCCGCTGGTGCAGCGGGCCCTGCCCCACCAGTTCCCGCTCGCCGCGGCAGTGGCGGCGAGCCCGACCAAGGTGCTGCTGTCCGACGGGCACCACCTGTTCCGCTCGGGCCTGGGGGCCCTGCTGGACCGGGAGGAGGACCTCGCGGTGGTCGCCGAGGCGGCCGGCGGCGAGGAGGCCGCGGCGGCGGCCCCGCGGGTGCGGCCCGCGGTGGCGGTGCTCGGCCTGGCCCCGGAGCAGCCGGACGGTCCGGCGGCGGCGCAGCGCGTGCAGCAGGCGTCGCCGGGCACGGCGGTGCTGCTGCTGGTGCCGGCCCTGCCGCGGACCGCGGAGCTGCGGCGGGCCCTGGTGGAGGGCGCGGCCGGGGTGCTGCTGAAGGACGTGCAGGCGCCGGCGCTGATCGCGGCGGTGCGCGAACTCGCCCGCGGCGGGCGGGTGTACGACCCGCGGCTGGTGCTGGACGTGGTCCGCGCCGGCGGCCAGGGCAGCCCGCTGAGCCGCCGCGAGCTGGCGGTGCTCGGCGAGATCGCCGAGGGCGCGACGGTGCGGGAGGCGGCTGCGGCGCTGTCGCTCTCACCGGGGACGGTGCGCAACTACGTCTCGGCGGCGATCGCCAAGACCCGGGCCAGGAACCGCTGCGACGCGATCCGGATCGCCCGCGAGTGCGGCTGGCTGTAG
- a CDS encoding SagB family peptide dehydrogenase, producing the protein MTVIEHLPPAPTAGGHHPLRRLLRLRPEVEVTAQGGDVELAHPWGRQRVHALGERTVAALLDLTRTDADLDVLVLDQVRLLKLLERFPYLVTTTVADQLGTPLATAVPIARAAALPGFARPTGPLVLSRFAYLRRLPEGNGESCVLESPMAPFRLTLHQASAGAFVAALSTSRTAAEAALLAGMSTGEGEALAGLLAGGGFLDAGSGAEAPLWDFHDLLFHSRSRPGRHDYPTGGVFAHQDVRQLPAVSTAGAREEGEGIDLPVPDWDTVVARDPALSEVLEGRRSVRSYADTPVTVEQLAELLYRVARVRRVIPGDPADPHGYDGVERPYPAGGATGELEVYLSVVKCVGLEPGVYRYDAAAHRLRPRPFQHPGEEAAFSELVTAAWRATACTVDPQVLLTVTSRFGRLSWKYSQIAYALTLKHVGVLYQTLYLVATAMGLAPCGLGSGDTDAAARALGLDWTAESSVGEFLIGSRPAGVPRTAHGFADVVEAARAGTGFGENFS; encoded by the coding sequence ATGACCGTCATCGAACACCTGCCACCCGCCCCCACCGCAGGGGGCCACCACCCGCTCCGCCGCCTGCTCCGGCTGCGCCCCGAGGTCGAGGTCACCGCCCAGGGCGGCGACGTCGAACTCGCCCACCCGTGGGGCCGCCAGCGCGTCCACGCGCTCGGCGAGCGCACCGTCGCCGCGCTGCTCGACCTCACCCGCACCGACGCCGACCTGGACGTGCTGGTGCTCGACCAGGTCCGGCTGCTGAAGCTGCTCGAACGCTTCCCGTACCTGGTCACCACCACCGTCGCCGACCAGCTCGGCACCCCGCTGGCCACCGCCGTCCCGATCGCCCGCGCCGCCGCCCTGCCCGGCTTCGCCCGCCCCACCGGCCCGCTGGTGCTGTCCCGGTTCGCCTACCTGCGCCGGCTGCCCGAGGGCAACGGCGAGTCCTGCGTCCTCGAATCGCCGATGGCGCCGTTCCGTCTCACCCTCCACCAGGCCTCCGCCGGGGCCTTCGTGGCGGCGCTCAGCACCTCCCGCACCGCCGCGGAGGCCGCGCTGCTGGCCGGGATGTCCACCGGCGAGGGCGAGGCGCTGGCCGGACTGCTGGCCGGCGGCGGGTTCCTGGACGCCGGCAGCGGCGCCGAGGCCCCGCTGTGGGACTTCCACGACCTGCTGTTCCACTCCCGCAGCCGCCCCGGCCGGCACGACTACCCGACCGGCGGCGTCTTCGCCCACCAGGACGTGCGCCAGCTGCCCGCCGTCTCCACCGCCGGGGCCCGCGAGGAGGGCGAGGGCATCGACCTGCCGGTGCCGGACTGGGACACCGTGGTCGCCCGCGACCCCGCGCTCAGCGAGGTCCTCGAAGGCCGCCGCTCGGTCCGCTCCTACGCCGACACCCCGGTGACGGTCGAGCAGCTCGCCGAACTGCTCTACCGGGTGGCCCGGGTCCGCCGCGTCATCCCCGGCGACCCCGCCGACCCGCACGGCTACGACGGCGTCGAGCGCCCCTACCCGGCCGGCGGCGCCACCGGCGAACTGGAGGTCTACCTCTCGGTGGTCAAGTGCGTCGGCCTGGAGCCCGGCGTCTACCGGTACGACGCCGCCGCCCACCGGCTGCGCCCGCGCCCGTTCCAGCACCCCGGCGAGGAGGCCGCGTTCAGCGAACTCGTCACCGCCGCCTGGCGGGCCACCGCCTGCACCGTCGACCCGCAGGTGCTGCTGACCGTCACCAGCCGGTTCGGCCGGCTGTCCTGGAAGTACAGCCAGATCGCCTACGCACTGACCCTCAAGCACGTCGGCGTGCTCTACCAGACGCTGTACCTGGTGGCCACCGCCATGGGCCTGGCCCCCTGCGGCCTCGGCTCCGGCGACACCGACGCCGCGGCCCGCGCCCTCGGCCTCGACTGGACCGCGGAGTCCTCCGTCGGCGAGTTCCTGATCGGCAGCCGCCCGGCCGGAGTGCCGCGCACCGCGCACGGCTTCGCCGACGTGGTGGAGGCCGCCCGGGCCGGAACGGGGTTCGGCGAGAACTTCTCCTGA